The genomic region AGCCTTCCCGCTGCATGATCATGCTGTAGATGGCTTCATGAACACCGGCTGCGCCTAAGGCGTGGCCACAAAGAGGCTTGGTAGAGCTCAATGGCGGAATCTTGTCGCCAAAGGTCTGCTTCAGTGCCTTTAGTTCCGTAACATCGCCGGCAGGCGTGCTGGTACCGTGGGTATTAATGTAGCTGATCTCGCCATCCAGGTTTTTCATGGCCTGTTGCATGCAGCGAACTGCGCCTTCGCCACTGGGCGCAACCATGTCACCGCCGTCTGATGTAGCGCCAAAGCCAACCAGTTCCGCAAGAATGGTCGCCCCACGGGCTTCCGCATGCTCCAAGGCTTCGAGCACCAGAGTGCCGCCGCCGCCGGAGATAACAAACCCGTCACGATCTTTATCGTAGGTGCGCGATGCCGATTCCGGGGTGTCGTTATATTTGGTTGAGAGCGCGCCCATGGCGTCAAACAAAAGGCTCAGCGTCCAGTGGATATCCTCGCCGCCGCCGGCAAGCATCACATCTTGGCGACCAAGGGCGATCTGGTCGGCTGCATGGCCAATGGCGTGGGCGCTGGTGGCACAGGCTGAGGTAATGCCGTAGTTGATGCCGGTAATGCCAAATGCTGTGGTGATAGATGCGTTGATGGCACTGCCCATGGTGCGGGGCACTCGATAAGGGCCAACCCGACGAATGCCTTTTTCCCGATGGGTATCGATGGCGTCCATCAGTTCGACCGTGGATGCGCCGCCGGTGCCGAAAACAGCGCCCGTGCTGTTCGCGGTGAGGTGCTCTTCGGTTAACCCTGCCTGCTCAATAGCCTCGCAGGCTGCGAGGTACGCGTAGGCGGCCGCAGGACACATAAAGCGCAAAAGCTTGCGGTTAATCAGTGCTGGTAGATCCAGATTGATTTGGCCGCAAACCTGGCTGCGCAAACCATTATCGCGGGCCTCTTCGCTGAAGCCGATACCAGGCAAAGACTCCTTCAAGGAGCGGGTTACTTTTTTTTGATTGGTTCCGAGGCTGGAGATAATCCCCATACCGGTGATAACAACACGCCGCATCTTGCTAACTCCTAAAAATCATCGGTGGAAGAGAATACGCCAACCCGTAGGTCTTTGGCCGTGTAGATTTCTTTGCCATCCACTTCCATACGTCCGTCGGCAATGGCCAGCGTAAGTTTACGCCTGATCACACGCTTGATGTCGAGTTGGTAGCGTACTATTTTGTTGGTAGGCAGAACCTGGCCGGTGAATTTCACTTCACCGGCGCCCAGAGCGCGGCCTTTGCCCTCGCTGCCGCCCCACGCTAGGTAAAAGCCCACCAGTTGCCACATCGCATCAAGGCCAAGGCAACCGGGCATGACGGGATCATCCACAAAGTGCACTTTGAAAAACCAAAGATCCGGGTTGATATCCAGTTCTGCCACCAGGCTGCCCTTGCCGTAAAGGCCGTCGTCCGTGCCTACGTGCGTGACACGGTCAACCATCAACATCTCATCTATGGGCAGCCGTGTGGCGCCCGGGAAAAGTTTGCCATGACCGCATTTAATCAGGTCTTCTTTGTCAAAATGATCCGGGTTCATAGTGCCATTGTCTCTGTTACAGAATGATTCACTGATATTTTAGCTGTTTTTTCGCGAGTCGCTATTGACCTTTAGTGGATAATTTACGTTTTCAACCAACGCGGCCGTCTGGCCGGGGGCTGGCGAGTATTTTTGTGTAGCGCACCAAAAACATGCCGTAGGCGAAAATCCAGAGCAGGCTGCTGCTGCCAATCCCCGGGTGCCAAGGGATGACATCGAACGCGGTAAGTACGCGGACGACAGCGGCAAGTTGAATGGCAATAAACGCAGCAATCATACCTTTGGGTAGCACCAAAGGCCGGCCGGTGTGGCCTAGGGTCACCCGGGCTATGACGCCCAAAATGAGGCAGCTAACGGCGCCTGTGCCCGCCGCGTGGCTCCAAGCGTTGGACGGCCAACCAGCAAACAGAGTGCCTGCCAGGAGGTACAGGGCAATGGGCACCCAGAGAATAGATAGGTGCAGAACCCACAACAATGGCTCCTTGTGCGCCAGCCAGCCTTTCCAGTTAGCCAGGCGAACCAGCATAAGTGTACCGGCAACAAGCGCCAGAATACCGGTAAGCGTTTGCCAGCCGGTAACCAGCGATGCGGTAAGTAGGATCATGGAAAACAAGGTAGCCATATCCAGCGCTGGGATGGTTTTTACGGCGTTGGGATCCAATCCTTGCTGGCGCAGCCAGCCGGTTGTGAATGCTGGAGTGATGCGCCCGCCAACAATACTGATCAGCGCCATGGCAATAATCAACGCTCCATGGCTGAATGCCATATCCAAGCGGGTAACAAACCCTATCTGCATCAGCCACAGAAGGCCCAGGACGACGAGAATCATAAGCTGACGTTTTTGCTTGGCATGCCAGATACGCCACCCAGCATCTAGCATCACCAACGGCAAGAAGGCCAGGTTGAAGCCTTGAACCAGCCAGTCTGGCAAATCCGCACCGAAGGCAAGAAGCAGTCGCCCGGCCAGCCATACACCCCATAGCAGCACAAGCCGGAAGCCATGAGTGCGTTCAGTTTGAGTCCATACGCATACAGCGGTCAGCAAAAACCCCGCGATAGCTGCGGACAGAAAGCCGAACAGCATCTCGTGTTGGTGCCAGAATAGCCCTGGCATGGCCAGTGGCATATTGATTACACCGGTTACCTGCAAAACCCAGAGGGGGAGCGCCAGAAGCGCCAGTAAGGTCATGGATAGAAAGAAAATTCGGAATGGATAGCTGAAAAGCTGACTGACACTGGCGGAGTCGGCTTTAGCGGATGTGGGAATAGACTGCATGTTGGTTCCTGCTAATACATATATGTTAAGTATATGTTAAACGTCTGCGGGTGGAAATAACATACCTGGTAGGGAGTATCTTTGCGTACAATGCCGCTATCTTTTTGATTCACAATGGAATGATCTATGAGCATATACGTGATCCTGAAACATCTCCACATGACCACCGCTTATCTTACGGTTGTGCTGTTCGTGCTACGATTATTGCTGGACGCAGTGGGAAGGCCCAGTTGGCGCCAGACTCCGCTACGTTGGATACCCCACGCTAACGACACCGTGTTGCTGATTGCCGCCATCAGCCTGCTGTTTGTTGGGGGTTGGAACCCGCTCACCCAAGGCTGGTTGCTGGCTAAAATCTTCTTGTTGCTGGGCTATATAGCAGCCGGGCTCTTTGCTTTGAAGGTCACCGTATCACGCCCGGTTCGTGTTGTTGCAGCTGTTCTGGCTTTGGTTCAGGTGTCAGCCATCTTCCACCTGGCTATGGCGAAACCTGGCCTATTCTAACCACGGTACCCGGCTCACCTGATCTTTATGATGGTGAGCCGTTGTCGCTGCCCTAATTTTGCTTCCGATTTAACGGATAGAACAGCTGGGGCGATGCCAGTTCAGGCAGGTCTGTCTGCTCCTGATTTGCGGCCCACTCGACGCGCTCGGCTGAACGAATGGCGTAATGCATCCAAGCCAGTGCGGCTGCGGCAATCACGAACATCAGCATAAA from Marinobacter sp. LV10R510-11A harbors:
- a CDS encoding beta-ketoacyl synthase N-terminal-like domain-containing protein, with product MRRVVITGMGIISSLGTNQKKVTRSLKESLPGIGFSEEARDNGLRSQVCGQINLDLPALINRKLLRFMCPAAAYAYLAACEAIEQAGLTEEHLTANSTGAVFGTGGASTVELMDAIDTHREKGIRRVGPYRVPRTMGSAINASITTAFGITGINYGITSACATSAHAIGHAADQIALGRQDVMLAGGGEDIHWTLSLLFDAMGALSTKYNDTPESASRTYDKDRDGFVISGGGGTLVLEALEHAEARGATILAELVGFGATSDGGDMVAPSGEGAVRCMQQAMKNLDGEISYINTHGTSTPAGDVTELKALKQTFGDKIPPLSSTKPLCGHALGAAGVHEAIYSMIMQREGFIAPSANIQNLDEGAEGYPIVRERLDNQKLDLVMSNSFGFGGTNATLVFKKH
- the fabA gene encoding bifunctional 3-hydroxydecanoyl-ACP dehydratase/trans-2-decenoyl-ACP isomerase encodes the protein MNPDHFDKEDLIKCGHGKLFPGATRLPIDEMLMVDRVTHVGTDDGLYGKGSLVAELDINPDLWFFKVHFVDDPVMPGCLGLDAMWQLVGFYLAWGGSEGKGRALGAGEVKFTGQVLPTNKIVRYQLDIKRVIRRKLTLAIADGRMEVDGKEIYTAKDLRVGVFSSTDDF
- a CDS encoding NnrS family protein gives rise to the protein MQSIPTSAKADSASVSQLFSYPFRIFFLSMTLLALLALPLWVLQVTGVINMPLAMPGLFWHQHEMLFGFLSAAIAGFLLTAVCVWTQTERTHGFRLVLLWGVWLAGRLLLAFGADLPDWLVQGFNLAFLPLVMLDAGWRIWHAKQKRQLMILVVLGLLWLMQIGFVTRLDMAFSHGALIIAMALISIVGGRITPAFTTGWLRQQGLDPNAVKTIPALDMATLFSMILLTASLVTGWQTLTGILALVAGTLMLVRLANWKGWLAHKEPLLWVLHLSILWVPIALYLLAGTLFAGWPSNAWSHAAGTGAVSCLILGVIARVTLGHTGRPLVLPKGMIAAFIAIQLAAVVRVLTAFDVIPWHPGIGSSSLLWIFAYGMFLVRYTKILASPRPDGRVG
- a CDS encoding SirB2 family protein, yielding MSIYVILKHLHMTTAYLTVVLFVLRLLLDAVGRPSWRQTPLRWIPHANDTVLLIAAISLLFVGGWNPLTQGWLLAKIFLLLGYIAAGLFALKVTVSRPVRVVAAVLALVQVSAIFHLAMAKPGLF